The Oreochromis aureus strain Israel breed Guangdong linkage group 16, ZZ_aureus, whole genome shotgun sequence genome includes the window GGGATAAATTTAAGGCCCAGACCACAGCAGAACGAGATCTTTTCCTTCAGGAATCATTCCCCTCTGGCTTCCAGTGGGCCACCTCCAGCGTATCCTTTAAAGTTGAAGGTGGCTGGTCAGAAGGCGGGAAAGGAGAGACTATTTGGGACCGGTTTGGTCATGAAGGCTTGGCCTTTGCAGATCAGACAGCTGACCTAGCTTGTGACAGTTACCGTAAGGTAGATTATGATGTCTACCTTCTGCGAGGTCTTCAGGTCAACACCTACCAGTTTTCCATCTCTTGGGCCCGTATTTTCCCCACAGGGTACCGACAGAGCCAATCAGAAAAAGGAGCTCAATACTATGACCAGCTGATAAATGCTCTCATTGCATCTGACATACAACCCATTGTCACTCTGTACCACTGGGATCTGCCTCAAGCACTCCAGAATTATGGTGGATGGACCAATGCCTCCATTGTAGAGGCCTTCAAAGACTATGCAGACTTCTGCTTCTCCAGGTTTGGAGACAGAGTCAAGATCTGGAACACATTCAATAGTCCCTGGGTAGTGAGCCATGCCGGGTATGGTACTGGTGTGCATGCCCCAGGAGTAAAGGACTATGTGGAATCTTCCTATCAGGTGAGAGTGATGTTATTAgaatactataattaatcacTTTATTATAAGTATTATTGTTTCACTGATGTATTTAACATTTGATTTTGCATTATCAGGTCACTCACAATATTCTCAAGTCCCATGCTGAGGCCTGGCATGTCTATAATGACAATTACAGGAAAACACAAGGAGGAAAAGTGGGCATTGCCTTGAACTCTGACTGGGCTGAGCCCAGTGACCCTGCCAAACCTGAAGACGTAGCAGCTGCAGACCGTTACCTGCAGTTTATGCTGGGCTGGTTTGCACATCCCATATTTGTAAATGGAGATTATCCTGCAATACTCAAAGATCAGGTGGAACAGAAGAAAACCGCATGCCCTGACTCTGTGCCAGCAAAGCTCCCAGTTTTCACTCCCACAGAGAGCCAGAGGATACTTGGTACTGCTGACTTTTTTGGTTTAAATCACTATACTTCTCGGCTGGTCAGCAACAGTAATGGTGGGTGCACCTCTGGTCCTGACGGTGTTGGTGACTTCCATCCAACTGTGGACCCCACATGGAGTTCCACAGCTTCTGACTGGATCTATCCTGTTCCTTGGGGACTTAGAAGGCTCCTAAACTACATTTCAACAGAATACCTGAATGTTAACAAATTGCCTATATACATAACAGGAAATGGGATGCCAACAGATTACAGTGTTGACAGTCTCACTGACACCAGCAGAATGGACTACATGAGAAGTTACATCAATGAGGCCCTGAAAGGTTAGTATTGGGGATTTTCATGATttgaagtcatttttttttagagagagagttaaaataattcaaatattaattttgtttttgtgtgttcatTTTGTAGCAACACTCACAGATGGAGTTAATGTGCAGCGATTCACAGTCCAGTCACTCATGGATGGATTTGAGGCAAACCAAGGCTACAGCCAAAGATTTGGTCTTCACTATGTCAACTTTGAAGTCGGATCCAGACCAAGGACCCCAAAGCAATCTGCATATTTGTACGCTGAGATTATTGAGCAAAACGGTTTCAGTTCACAAAAAAGTAAGAAGTTTAAAGCTGCAGAAAGGCCATTAACTCGACGTTTAGCTGCCTTACCACCCTCAGAAGTTCCATCTCAGGCAAAGGTAGTTTGGGAGAAATTCTCTTCACAGTCCAACTTTGATAGAAAAATGTACCATTATGGCACTTTTCCTGAAGGCTTCAGTTGGGGAATTTCTTCTTCGGCCTACCAAATTGAAGGTGGCTGGAATGCTGATGGCAAAGGTCCTAGTATATGGGATACATTCACTCAGACAACTGACAGTATTCCTGACAGCGCAAATGGCAATGTAGCCTGTGACAGTTACAACAGACTTAATGAAGATCTCTACATGCTGCGGGCTCTGAGGGTGAAGTCATACAGATTCTCTTTGTCCTGGTCCAGGATCTTTCCTGATGGCACACGAAAGTCCCTCAACCAGAAAGGTGTTGACTACTACAACAGACTCATTGATGGTCTTATAGCGTACAATATCGAACCCATGGTAACACTGTACCACTGGGACCTTCCTGAAGCTTTGCAAAAGGTCAGTGGCTGGGAAAATGCAGCGATGATTGACATTTTTAATGACTATTGCGACTTCTGCTTTGCTACTTTTGGTGACAGAGTGAAATTCTGGATAACCATTAACCAGCCTCAGACAATTGCATGGTCTGGATATGGACTAGGAAATATGCCACCAAATGTTGTGGACCCAGGATATAGACCATACATAGTTGCACACAACCTCATTAAAGCTCATGCCAAGGCCTACCATACATATGATGACAAGTATCGTCAGGTGCAGGGTGGTCTAATCTCCATTGCCCTCAATGCTGATTGGTTTGAACCTGCAGATGTCAACGTAGTCCGTGAAGTGGTGACTGCTGACCGGGCAATGCAGTTCCAATTAGGATGGTTTGCACATCCTATTTTTAAGAATGGTGACTATCCTGATGCACTGAAGTGGCAAGTTGGGAACAAAAGTGAAATCCAAGGTCTTCCACAGTCAAGACTTCCTTCCTTtactgaagaagaaaagaacttCATCAAGGGAACTGCTGATGTATTCTGTGTAAATCATTACACTACAAGGGTAGTGAGCTATTTAACAGCTGAACTTCAGCCTCACTCCTATGAATGGGACCGGGACCTGAGAGAAACAGATGAACCTGATTCACCAACTACAGCAATTCCTAACCAAAAAGCTGTGGCCTGGGGCTTGAGGAGACTCCTCAACTGGATCAAGGAGGAGTATGGTGATCCAGAGATTTACATTACTGAGAATGGAGCAGCAGTAGAATGGGATGACTTTGAAAGAGTAATGTTTTACAAGGCCTATATCGATGAGGCTCTAAAAGGTGCACtgatataaaaatatttcaaaagatATTCAACATTTTCCACGACTGCTATGAATGgttgttcatttattttgtgtatgtgtgtgtgtttgcatttgtgGTTGCATTACAGCCTATGACCTTGATGGTGTGCGGTTGCAAGGATACACAGCAACAGCTTTTATGGATTCTTTTGAGTGGCTGCACGGGTACAAATTTCTATTTGGTCTGCACCATGTGGACTTCACAAACCCAGATCGGCCAAGAACACCAAAGTACTCAGCTCACTACTATTACAACATCATAAAGGATAATGGTTTCCCCTTGCCAGATGATGACAAGATGCTTTATGGTCACTTCCGAGAGGATTTCATGTGGAGCACTGCTTCAGCGTCATACCAAGTAACTTTTACTgcaattttacttttactcagTTAAGCAATAATTTGGGAATGATCTGAATCCTGTGTTGCTTCCCCTGTTTTCATCTCTTTAAATTACTATTTTGCATTTACTGTGTCCAGATTGAAGGAGGATGGAGGGCTGATGGAAAAGGTCTAAGCATCTGGGACAAGTTCACTCACACACCTTCCAAAATATTAAATGATGACAATGGGGACATAGCCTGCGACAGTTACAATAAAATAGAAGAGGATGTTGCGATATTAAAGCAGCTGAAAGTTAGCTATTATCGTTTCTCCTTATCCTGGCCGAGAGTCCTTCCTGATGGCACCATCAATAACATTAACGAGGCTGGAATCAATTACTACCAAAGACTTTTGGACGCACTGCATGCTGCAAATATCCAGCCACAGGTATGTATAATTCCTTTCTGGCTAACAGAAAATCTTTATGCCAGAAAAGATACATGGAAAGTAGATCAATTCAGCAAGACAAccatttttccatttctttcctTTCAGGTTACTCTGTACCACTGGGATCTACCGCAAGCTATAGAGGATTATGGAGGCTTTTTGAATGACAGCTTTGTTAAGCTTTTCAGGGACTATGCTGACCTCATGTTTGACCGTCTTGGTGACAAGGTGAAAATTTGGATCACCTTTAATGAGCCACTCGTTATAGCGCGCCATGGATATGGCTTTGGAAATTTTGCCCCAGGTATGGTTTAAGTCAgtcacaaacacatcctccatccacacacacccatattttgttttcaaattccattgcagtttatttcacacctcaaactgTTTGtgaacaattaaacaaataaaagtaaactgcaataaattacaggtagcaaTGAAAAAAACTATTACCTCTTTTACGCTACATCCaaacctacacgggtatttttgaaaacgcagcttaTTCTAAGCTTTGGGCCTTTGGTCCACACGTAAACTGCATTTTGGGTCACTGAAaattgatatttttaaaaactcctgtCAGGGTGGAGATTTTCAAAAGGGCCGCTtatgcgtttacgtgtggacgaggaaaaaagagatttaGTCACGCTTTTTTGATGTCACGCTCTGTGCCacattattgtttacatgagatgaatttcaAAAATGACGAAAAGAGACAAAATAATGTTGCTGTTAATCTTACTATTTGCCGTTTTACATGCTTACATATTaaaacacagttactgtccctccatttagaagaCATAGGCATCAGAGTGAACTTCGGACGTGGCTTCTACATTCAACACAGTCGCTCTCACAACCCAAATCGCGGTGCCAACATCGTTGGCAGTTTTTAAtagatttaattttttaaaattaaatttatgtATGCTGTATGCATTTTGTCCATTCCTAAGTTGTGAGTCTACACCAGCCATATTTCACAGTGCAGACTAAtataaaattttcagtttctttctttattgaaTAAATTCTGGCCAAGGGAGCTAGTGAGACAAAATCCAAAATACTGTCTTCAGTTAGAAATCACTTGACACGCAACACAAAATTAGCTgccttttcagaaaaaaacacaaaaactttcAGAAGGTTTTATTCTTTCCCTgccaggcttctagacttctgattggccaacattagGATTTAGCATGTTCTTGACAGcgtttgactttgttttttgtgttt containing:
- the LOC116324946 gene encoding lactase-phlorizin hydrolase-like isoform X1 translates to MKKLLWVFCLYIFCLSGCQSSEVNGREDFMLLAGPLTKQVVRSSDRSVNDAFDCSHPVPPGSKQYFEYLQSRGVTHFKVPLSWAQLLPTGHPSQPQQAVVRCYQTLLKQLLEAGLQPLVILHGWTVPESLQSRYGGWESQELAQMFQQYAEFAFQEFAPLAHSWVTLSNLDDVWHDGQPADAPSFLQNILQLNKNIYQMYHQRFPDKGRRLSLGLKTKDVASLSHIKASTSMDFLSVHIDYNCAISSEFENELRNLQILSRNLPILIYKMSAHDCSPNDYQLLGDFLNVLMDNGLNIVGCDMKGLLGNLEMEEALVNHGISHHTRTTGSRNSYQTVWDKFKAQTTAERDLFLQESFPSGFQWATSSVSFKVEGGWSEGGKGETIWDRFGHEGLAFADQTADLACDSYRKVDYDVYLLRGLQVNTYQFSISWARIFPTGYRQSQSEKGAQYYDQLINALIASDIQPIVTLYHWDLPQALQNYGGWTNASIVEAFKDYADFCFSRFGDRVKIWNTFNSPWVVSHAGYGTGVHAPGVKDYVESSYQVTHNILKSHAEAWHVYNDNYRKTQGGKVGIALNSDWAEPSDPAKPEDVAAADRYLQFMLGWFAHPIFVNGDYPAILKDQVEQKKTACPDSVPAKLPVFTPTESQRILGTADFFGLNHYTSRLVSNSNGGCTSGPDGVGDFHPTVDPTWSSTASDWIYPVPWGLRRLLNYISTEYLNVNKLPIYITGNGMPTDYSVDSLTDTSRMDYMRSYINEALKATLTDGVNVQRFTVQSLMDGFEANQGYSQRFGLHYVNFEVGSRPRTPKQSAYLYAEIIEQNGFSSQKSKKFKAAERPLTRRLAALPPSEVPSQAKVVWEKFSSQSNFDRKMYHYGTFPEGFSWGISSSAYQIEGGWNADGKGPSIWDTFTQTTDSIPDSANGNVACDSYNRLNEDLYMLRALRVKSYRFSLSWSRIFPDGTRKSLNQKGVDYYNRLIDGLIAYNIEPMVTLYHWDLPEALQKVSGWENAAMIDIFNDYCDFCFATFGDRVKFWITINQPQTIAWSGYGLGNMPPNVVDPGYRPYIVAHNLIKAHAKAYHTYDDKYRQVQGGLISIALNADWFEPADVNVVREVVTADRAMQFQLGWFAHPIFKNGDYPDALKWQVGNKSEIQGLPQSRLPSFTEEEKNFIKGTADVFCVNHYTTRVVSYLTAELQPHSYEWDRDLRETDEPDSPTTAIPNQKAVAWGLRRLLNWIKEEYGDPEIYITENGAAVEWDDFERVMFYKAYIDEALKAYDLDGVRLQGYTATAFMDSFEWLHGYKFLFGLHHVDFTNPDRPRTPKYSAHYYYNIIKDNGFPLPDDDKMLYGHFREDFMWSTASASYQIEGGWRADGKGLSIWDKFTHTPSKILNDDNGDIACDSYNKIEEDVAILKQLKVSYYRFSLSWPRVLPDGTINNINEAGINYYQRLLDALHAANIQPQVTLYHWDLPQAIEDYGGFLNDSFVKLFRDYADLMFDRLGDKVKIWITFNEPLVIARHGYGFGNFAPGISSGPDTLPYIVGHNLIKAHAEAWHLYNDKYRAKQNGIISITISSDWSEPRNPYRQEDYDAARRVVEFTLGWFSHPIFNGDYSEIMKTRIRDRSLAAGLPQSRLPEFTPEEIKRIKGTHDFFGLNQYTSALAFPVDHGNTASLEADIGAATVPDPTWLDSASDWLKVTPFGIRRLLNFIKNEYGNPPIIVTENGVSEQGPIDLNDVHRIYYYEQYINQVLKAYLLDGVDVRGYTAWSLLDNLEWASGFSQRFGLFYVNRTDPNLPRVPKSSVNFYGTVIKCNGFPDPESGQVCLNP
- the LOC116324946 gene encoding lactase-phlorizin hydrolase-like isoform X2 produces the protein MDFLSVHIDYNCAISSEFENELRNLQILSRNLPILIYKMSAHDCSPNDYQLLGDFLNVLMDNGLNIVGCDMKGLLGNLEMEEALVNHGISHHTRTTGSRNSYQTVWDKFKAQTTAERDLFLQESFPSGFQWATSSVSFKVEGGWSEGGKGETIWDRFGHEGLAFADQTADLACDSYRKVDYDVYLLRGLQVNTYQFSISWARIFPTGYRQSQSEKGAQYYDQLINALIASDIQPIVTLYHWDLPQALQNYGGWTNASIVEAFKDYADFCFSRFGDRVKIWNTFNSPWVVSHAGYGTGVHAPGVKDYVESSYQVTHNILKSHAEAWHVYNDNYRKTQGGKVGIALNSDWAEPSDPAKPEDVAAADRYLQFMLGWFAHPIFVNGDYPAILKDQVEQKKTACPDSVPAKLPVFTPTESQRILGTADFFGLNHYTSRLVSNSNGGCTSGPDGVGDFHPTVDPTWSSTASDWIYPVPWGLRRLLNYISTEYLNVNKLPIYITGNGMPTDYSVDSLTDTSRMDYMRSYINEALKATLTDGVNVQRFTVQSLMDGFEANQGYSQRFGLHYVNFEVGSRPRTPKQSAYLYAEIIEQNGFSSQKSKKFKAAERPLTRRLAALPPSEVPSQAKVVWEKFSSQSNFDRKMYHYGTFPEGFSWGISSSAYQIEGGWNADGKGPSIWDTFTQTTDSIPDSANGNVACDSYNRLNEDLYMLRALRVKSYRFSLSWSRIFPDGTRKSLNQKGVDYYNRLIDGLIAYNIEPMVTLYHWDLPEALQKVSGWENAAMIDIFNDYCDFCFATFGDRVKFWITINQPQTIAWSGYGLGNMPPNVVDPGYRPYIVAHNLIKAHAKAYHTYDDKYRQVQGGLISIALNADWFEPADVNVVREVVTADRAMQFQLGWFAHPIFKNGDYPDALKWQVGNKSEIQGLPQSRLPSFTEEEKNFIKGTADVFCVNHYTTRVVSYLTAELQPHSYEWDRDLRETDEPDSPTTAIPNQKAVAWGLRRLLNWIKEEYGDPEIYITENGAAVEWDDFERVMFYKAYIDEALKAYDLDGVRLQGYTATAFMDSFEWLHGYKFLFGLHHVDFTNPDRPRTPKYSAHYYYNIIKDNGFPLPDDDKMLYGHFREDFMWSTASASYQIEGGWRADGKGLSIWDKFTHTPSKILNDDNGDIACDSYNKIEEDVAILKQLKVSYYRFSLSWPRVLPDGTINNINEAGINYYQRLLDALHAANIQPQVTLYHWDLPQAIEDYGGFLNDSFVKLFRDYADLMFDRLGDKVKIWITFNEPLVIARHGYGFGNFAPGISSGPDTLPYIVGHNLIKAHAEAWHLYNDKYRAKQNGIISITISSDWSEPRNPYRQEDYDAARRVVEFTLGWFSHPIFNGDYSEIMKTRIRDRSLAAGLPQSRLPEFTPEEIKRIKGTHDFFGLNQYTSALAFPVDHGNTASLEADIGAATVPDPTWLDSASDWLKVTPFGIRRLLNFIKNEYGNPPIIVTENGVSEQGPIDLNDVHRIYYYEQYINQVLKAYLLDGVDVRGYTAWSLLDNLEWASGFSQRFGLFYVNRTDPNLPRVPKSSVNFYGTVIKCNGFPDPESGQVCLNP